Proteins encoded within one genomic window of Cellulomonas xiejunii:
- a CDS encoding carbohydrate ABC transporter permease: MTQSALTATPEVGAGKSVGPRDSRGYKAFTWFNGTFLVLLSGLMLYPFVTVLAQSFSSAGAVKAGMVNVVPIGFNIDTYKVVIANDLFWSSYRNTIVYTLVGTTIAMVLTTLLAYVLARRHLRGRNVLIGIAVFTMFFNGGLIPNYVLIQTLGLKNTMWAVVLPGAISVFNLLVMKSFFENMPMELEEAAQIDGLGWWGIFRRIVLPLSKAVLATMILFYAVAIWNDWFAAFLYLDKQELFPVTLYLRNMIAGASSTASQGAAAAGSTKEAISANIQAVTMILTIIPILCIYPFVQRYFVSGIMLGSVKG; the protein is encoded by the coding sequence GTGACCCAGAGCGCACTCACGGCCACGCCGGAGGTCGGTGCAGGAAAGTCCGTCGGACCCCGCGACTCGCGTGGGTACAAGGCATTCACCTGGTTCAACGGCACATTCCTCGTGCTGCTGTCCGGGCTCATGCTGTACCCGTTCGTGACGGTGCTCGCGCAGTCCTTCAGCAGCGCCGGCGCCGTCAAGGCCGGCATGGTCAACGTGGTGCCGATCGGCTTCAACATCGACACCTACAAGGTCGTCATCGCGAACGACCTGTTCTGGTCGTCGTACCGCAACACCATCGTGTACACGCTCGTCGGCACGACCATCGCCATGGTCCTGACGACGCTGCTGGCCTACGTGCTGGCCAGGAGACACCTGCGGGGGCGCAACGTCCTGATCGGCATCGCCGTGTTCACGATGTTCTTCAACGGCGGTCTGATCCCCAACTACGTGCTCATCCAGACCCTCGGGCTGAAGAACACGATGTGGGCGGTCGTGCTGCCGGGCGCGATCTCGGTGTTCAACCTGCTGGTCATGAAGTCCTTCTTCGAGAACATGCCGATGGAGCTGGAGGAGGCTGCGCAGATCGACGGCCTCGGCTGGTGGGGGATCTTCCGCCGGATCGTGCTGCCGCTGTCGAAGGCGGTCCTCGCGACGATGATCCTGTTCTACGCGGTGGCGATCTGGAACGACTGGTTCGCCGCGTTCCTCTACCTGGACAAGCAGGAGCTGTTCCCGGTGACGCTGTACCTGCGCAACATGATCGCGGGTGCCTCGTCGACGGCCTCCCAGGGCGCGGCTGCCGCCGGGTCCACCAAGGAGGCGATCTCGGCGAACATCCAGGCCGTGACGATGATCCTGACGATCATCCCGATCCTGTGCATCTACCCGTTCGTCCAGCGGTACTTCGTGTCCGGCATCATGCTCGGCTCCGTCAAGGGCTGA
- a CDS encoding ABC transporter permease, producing the protein MSAAHATGDAPATTVQAPPGGTAPPKVAGEEPGGTGRLKARKIGWGHTMRRDWVLYAMALVPVLFLLLFRYVPMFGNIIAFRRFRPGGSIIGDEWVGMRYVELFLNDPNFWNVFTNTVILGGLTLLFCFPLPIVLALLLNEVRKTTFKRVIQSISYLPHFLSVVIVVGMVMQLLSLQGTVNQLIEATGGEAIPFLQRAEWFRTVYVGSEIWQTVGWGTILYLAALTTVDASLYEAARIDGAGRLRQTWHVTLPGIRPTMITLLILNIGLFLNVGFEKVLLLYNPLTYATGDVVSTYLYRVGLVSNNFSYATAIGLFQAIIGLVMILSANFLSRRVVGASLW; encoded by the coding sequence ATGAGCGCTGCTCACGCGACGGGTGACGCACCAGCTACGACCGTCCAGGCACCACCGGGCGGCACCGCGCCGCCGAAGGTGGCGGGCGAGGAACCCGGCGGTACCGGACGACTGAAGGCGCGCAAGATCGGGTGGGGACACACGATGCGTCGCGACTGGGTGCTCTACGCGATGGCACTCGTCCCGGTGCTGTTCCTGCTGCTCTTCCGGTACGTGCCGATGTTCGGCAACATCATCGCCTTCCGACGGTTCCGCCCCGGTGGCAGCATCATCGGTGACGAGTGGGTCGGCATGCGGTATGTCGAGCTCTTCCTGAACGACCCGAACTTCTGGAACGTCTTCACCAACACGGTCATTCTCGGCGGACTCACGCTGCTGTTCTGCTTCCCGCTGCCGATCGTCCTCGCGCTGCTGCTCAACGAGGTCCGCAAGACGACCTTCAAGCGCGTGATCCAGTCGATCTCCTACCTGCCGCACTTCCTGTCGGTGGTCATCGTCGTCGGCATGGTGATGCAGCTGCTGTCGCTGCAGGGCACCGTCAACCAGCTCATCGAGGCGACGGGCGGGGAGGCGATCCCGTTCCTGCAGCGCGCCGAGTGGTTCCGCACGGTCTACGTCGGCTCCGAGATCTGGCAGACCGTCGGCTGGGGGACGATCCTCTACCTCGCCGCCCTGACCACGGTGGACGCCTCGCTGTACGAGGCCGCTCGCATCGACGGCGCGGGCCGGCTGCGCCAGACGTGGCACGTCACGCTGCCGGGCATCCGGCCGACGATGATCACGCTGCTCATCCTCAACATCGGCCTGTTCCTCAACGTCGGTTTCGAGAAGGTCCTCCTCCTGTACAACCCCCTGACCTACGCCACCGGTGACGTCGTCTCGACGTACCTCTACCGCGTCGGTCTCGTGTCCAACAACTTCAGCTATGCGACGGCCATCGGCCTGTTCCAGGCGATCATCGGCCTCGTGATGATCCTCTCTGCGAACTTCCTGTCGCGACGAGTGGTGGGAGCAAGCCTGTGGTGA
- a CDS encoding extracellular solute-binding protein: MARAGYLAGRRTRSARAAGALTLVGALALAACGGGDGGDTTADGESKDLECSSESVADEQWKAAEPREFSLLWTDWADYPITDTWEFFDEVEKRTNVKLKLTNIPFSDATEKRSLLISAGDAPQIIPLVYTGEERQFAASGAVVPLSDYADYMPNFKKYTEEWDLVDMVDDLRQEDGKYYMTPGLQEVSVPTFTLIIRKDVFDEVGAPAPETWEDLQEGLELIKAKYPDSLPLADGFEAWSMINYAAHAFGTVGGWGFGDGAWWDEDAGEFVYAATTDGYKDMVTYFRGLYDAGLLDGESFTAANDGGGTVVEKVAAEKVFAFSGGSWTVQEFGTALEAAGVTDYELVQIAPPGGPAGDVVEPRNFWNGFMLTADAAKDENFCDLLHFTDWLYYNPEARDLIQWGVEGTHFTKEDGKYTLEPDFTLKTLNLNPSGTIDIKKDLGYANDVFAGSTESRELKESYNVPAYVQYIDDVQSKRTPRDPFPPHPLDEAELEQSSLLGTPLKDTVDTGTLEFILGQRDLSEWDSFVSQLEGQGLQNYMDLINGAYKRAAEANG; this comes from the coding sequence ATGGCACGTGCGGGATACCTGGCAGGACGGCGGACGCGCTCGGCGCGAGCTGCCGGTGCGCTGACGCTGGTGGGTGCGCTAGCGCTTGCCGCCTGCGGCGGCGGGGACGGCGGGGACACCACCGCCGACGGTGAGTCGAAGGACCTGGAGTGCTCCTCCGAGTCGGTCGCCGACGAGCAGTGGAAGGCCGCCGAGCCGCGTGAGTTCTCGCTGCTCTGGACGGACTGGGCCGACTACCCGATCACGGACACCTGGGAGTTCTTCGACGAGGTCGAGAAGCGGACCAACGTCAAGCTCAAGCTCACCAACATCCCGTTCAGCGACGCGACCGAGAAGCGCAGCCTGCTGATCAGCGCCGGCGACGCGCCGCAGATCATCCCGCTCGTCTACACGGGCGAGGAGCGCCAGTTCGCGGCCTCCGGCGCCGTGGTGCCGCTGAGCGACTACGCCGACTACATGCCCAACTTCAAGAAGTACACGGAGGAGTGGGACCTCGTCGACATGGTCGACGACCTCCGCCAGGAGGACGGCAAGTACTACATGACGCCGGGCCTCCAGGAGGTCTCCGTCCCCACCTTCACGCTCATCATCCGCAAGGACGTGTTCGACGAGGTCGGCGCCCCGGCGCCCGAGACCTGGGAGGACCTGCAGGAGGGCCTCGAGCTCATCAAGGCCAAGTACCCGGACTCCCTGCCGCTGGCTGACGGCTTCGAGGCCTGGTCGATGATCAACTACGCCGCGCACGCGTTCGGCACGGTCGGCGGCTGGGGCTTCGGCGACGGCGCCTGGTGGGACGAGGACGCCGGCGAGTTCGTCTACGCCGCGACGACCGACGGCTACAAGGACATGGTCACGTACTTCCGTGGGCTGTACGACGCCGGGCTGCTCGACGGGGAGTCCTTCACCGCGGCCAACGACGGCGGCGGCACGGTCGTCGAGAAGGTCGCGGCCGAGAAGGTCTTCGCCTTCTCGGGCGGCTCGTGGACCGTGCAGGAGTTCGGCACGGCGCTCGAGGCTGCCGGTGTCACGGACTACGAGCTCGTCCAGATCGCACCCCCGGGTGGCCCGGCCGGCGACGTCGTCGAGCCGCGCAACTTCTGGAACGGCTTCATGCTCACCGCGGACGCGGCGAAGGACGAGAACTTCTGCGACCTGCTCCACTTCACGGACTGGCTGTACTACAACCCCGAGGCCCGTGACCTGATCCAGTGGGGCGTCGAGGGCACGCACTTCACGAAGGAGGACGGCAAGTACACGCTCGAGCCGGACTTCACGCTCAAGACCCTCAACCTCAACCCGTCGGGCACGATCGACATCAAGAAGGACCTCGGGTACGCCAACGACGTCTTCGCCGGCTCGACCGAGTCGCGCGAGCTGAAGGAGTCGTACAACGTCCCGGCGTACGTCCAGTACATCGACGACGTGCAGTCCAAGCGCACGCCGCGTGACCCGTTCCCGCCGCACCCCCTCGACGAGGCGGAGCTCGAGCAGTCGTCGCTGCTCGGCACGCCGCTGAAGGACACGGTCGACACGGGGACGCTCGAGTTCATCCTCGGGCAGCGCGACCTCTCGGAGTGGGACTCCTTCGTGTCCCAGCTCGAGGGCCAGGGCCTGCAGAACTACATGGACCTCATCAACGGCGCGTACAAGCGTGCCGCTGAGGCCAACGGCTGA
- a CDS encoding MFS transporter small subunit yields MTTTQQPRTDEPVATDDVATVTGAPVRAMALALWVVVGSLLTYGVAQTALKAAALFG; encoded by the coding sequence ATGACCACCACCCAGCAGCCGCGCACGGACGAGCCCGTCGCCACGGACGACGTCGCCACGGTGACGGGTGCGCCCGTGCGTGCCATGGCGCTCGCGCTGTGGGTCGTGGTCGGCTCGCTCCTCACGTACGGGGTCGCCCAGACCGCCCTGAAGGCTGCCGCGCTCTTCGGCTGA
- a CDS encoding L-lactate MFS transporter has product MGWLDKSRTVAPRGYNRWLVPPAALAVHLSIGQVYAFSVFKNPLLDRFGTSHTSVAVIFSMAIVMLGLSAAFGGKWMERNGPRKAMVLSTICWVTGFLVAALGVSVGQLWVVYLGYGLIGGIGLGIGYISPVSTLIKWFPDRPGLATGLAIMGFGGGALVASPLTAKLLETYAPTPSEAIVPTMLTLAAIYAVLMTCGAVTIRVPEPGWRPAGWTPSVAGTNRMQSHADVRVANAVRTPQFYLLWIVLFTNVTAGIGILEQASPMIQDFFPAVTAATAAGFVGMLSLANMGGRFVWSTTSDKLGRKRTYIMYLGVGALLYGCLAAVGASAVGLFVGLTFVIVSFYGGGFATIPAYLKDLFGQLEVGAIHGRLLTAWSAAGIAGPLIVNGIADARSAQGVTGAALYLPSLVTMCGVLVVGFVANMLVRPVAARFHEPVADAAVVTPAEPVGVGATTEETR; this is encoded by the coding sequence ATGGGGTGGCTGGACAAGAGTCGAACGGTCGCACCGCGCGGCTACAACCGGTGGCTCGTGCCGCCTGCCGCCCTCGCGGTTCACCTGTCGATCGGCCAGGTGTACGCGTTCTCGGTGTTCAAGAACCCGCTGCTCGACCGCTTCGGGACCAGCCACACCTCGGTGGCCGTCATCTTCTCGATGGCGATCGTCATGCTCGGCCTGTCGGCCGCGTTCGGTGGCAAGTGGATGGAGCGCAACGGCCCGCGCAAGGCGATGGTGCTGTCGACCATCTGCTGGGTGACCGGGTTCCTCGTGGCGGCGCTCGGCGTCTCCGTCGGCCAGCTGTGGGTCGTGTACCTCGGGTACGGCCTCATCGGCGGCATCGGCCTGGGCATCGGCTACATCTCGCCGGTGTCGACCCTCATCAAGTGGTTCCCCGACCGTCCGGGCCTGGCCACGGGCCTGGCGATCATGGGGTTCGGGGGCGGTGCGCTCGTCGCCTCGCCACTGACTGCCAAGCTGCTCGAGACGTACGCGCCCACGCCGTCCGAGGCGATCGTGCCGACGATGCTCACGCTCGCGGCGATCTACGCGGTGCTCATGACGTGCGGTGCGGTCACGATCCGCGTCCCGGAGCCCGGCTGGCGGCCTGCCGGCTGGACCCCGTCCGTCGCCGGCACCAACCGCATGCAGTCGCACGCGGACGTGCGGGTCGCCAACGCGGTGCGCACGCCCCAGTTCTACCTGCTGTGGATCGTGCTGTTCACCAACGTCACGGCCGGTATCGGGATCCTCGAGCAGGCGTCGCCGATGATCCAGGACTTCTTCCCAGCGGTCACCGCCGCGACCGCCGCCGGGTTCGTCGGCATGCTCTCCCTGGCGAACATGGGTGGGCGGTTCGTCTGGTCGACCACGTCCGACAAGCTGGGCCGCAAGCGGACCTACATCATGTACCTGGGCGTGGGGGCGCTGCTGTACGGCTGCCTCGCGGCCGTCGGTGCCTCGGCGGTCGGCCTGTTCGTCGGGCTGACGTTCGTGATCGTCAGCTTCTACGGCGGCGGCTTCGCGACGATCCCCGCGTACCTCAAGGACCTCTTCGGGCAGCTCGAGGTCGGGGCCATCCACGGGCGCCTGCTCACCGCGTGGTCCGCGGCGGGCATCGCCGGACCGCTGATCGTCAACGGCATCGCCGACGCGCGCAGCGCGCAGGGTGTCACCGGTGCCGCGCTGTACCTGCCGTCGCTCGTCACGATGTGCGGGGTGCTCGTCGTGGGCTTCGTCGCCAACATGCTCGTCCGCCCGGTCGCGGCACGCTTCCACGAGCCCGTCGCCGACGCTGCCGTCGTCACGCCCGCCGAGCCCGTCGGGGTCGGCGCCACCACCGAGGAGACCCGATGA
- the acs gene encoding acetate--CoA ligase, whose protein sequence is MTEPSAALTDAPPNSPGAHGLENLLSEERRFPPSAEFAAQANATADTYAWANADRTGFWADQARELLTWSTPFTQTLDWSDAPFARWFADGRLNAAYNAVDRHVEEGRGDRVALHFEGEGGDTRTLTYADLQREVSRAANAMTTLGVRTGDRVAIYLPLIPEAVVTMLACARIGAPHSVVFGGFSAEALSSRILDAEAKLVVTADGGFRRGKPSALKPAVDEALAKGAPSVAHVLVVRRTGQSVEWTPDRDVWWHDAVEAASPEHTPVDVDAEHPLFILYTSGTTGKPKGIFHTTGGYLTQAAYTHLNVFDLKPETDVYWCTADVGWITGHTYVVYGPLLNGATQVIYEGTPDTPHRGRWWEIVQKYGVTILYTAPTAIRTCMKWGEEIPSNFDLSSLRVLGSVGEPINPEAWMWYRRVIGADRTPVVDTWWQTETGAIMISPLPGVTAAKPGSAQVPLPGIAADVVDDDAQPVPNGGGGYLVLTEPWPSMLRGIWGDPERYKDTYWSRFKGIYFAGDGAKKDDDGDIWLLGRVDDVMNVSGHRLSTTEIESALVSHPWVAEAAVVGATDETTGQAVVAFVILRSDVVEGNAADAATVQETLRTHVAKEIGPIAKPRQILVVAELPKTRSGKIMRRLLRDVAEHRQVGDSTTLADSSVMDLIAQGLATPVASSED, encoded by the coding sequence GTGACCGAACCGTCTGCCGCACTGACCGACGCACCACCGAACTCCCCGGGCGCCCACGGCCTGGAGAACCTGCTGTCGGAGGAGCGTCGCTTCCCTCCGTCGGCGGAGTTCGCCGCCCAGGCCAACGCCACCGCCGACACCTACGCGTGGGCGAACGCCGACCGCACCGGGTTCTGGGCCGACCAGGCGCGTGAGCTGCTGACGTGGTCGACGCCGTTCACGCAGACCCTCGACTGGTCGGACGCGCCGTTCGCCCGGTGGTTCGCCGATGGCCGCCTCAACGCCGCGTACAACGCGGTGGACCGCCACGTGGAGGAGGGCCGGGGCGACCGCGTCGCCCTGCACTTCGAGGGTGAGGGCGGCGACACCCGCACGCTGACGTACGCCGACCTGCAGCGCGAGGTCTCGCGGGCCGCCAACGCGATGACCACGCTGGGCGTGCGCACGGGTGACCGCGTGGCGATCTACCTGCCGCTGATCCCCGAGGCGGTCGTCACGATGCTCGCGTGCGCGCGCATCGGCGCGCCGCACTCCGTGGTGTTCGGCGGCTTCTCGGCCGAGGCGCTCAGCTCACGCATCCTGGACGCCGAGGCGAAGCTCGTCGTGACCGCCGACGGCGGGTTCCGCCGCGGCAAGCCGTCGGCGCTGAAGCCGGCGGTCGACGAGGCGCTCGCGAAGGGCGCACCGAGCGTCGCGCACGTGCTCGTCGTGCGTCGCACGGGCCAGTCGGTCGAGTGGACGCCGGACCGGGACGTCTGGTGGCACGACGCCGTCGAGGCGGCGTCGCCCGAGCACACGCCGGTGGACGTCGACGCCGAGCACCCGCTGTTCATCCTCTACACATCCGGCACCACGGGGAAGCCGAAGGGCATCTTCCACACGACCGGCGGGTACCTCACGCAGGCCGCGTACACGCACCTCAACGTCTTCGACCTCAAGCCGGAGACGGACGTGTACTGGTGCACCGCCGACGTCGGCTGGATCACCGGGCACACGTACGTCGTCTACGGACCGCTCCTCAACGGCGCGACGCAGGTCATCTACGAGGGCACGCCCGACACCCCGCACCGCGGGCGCTGGTGGGAGATCGTGCAGAAGTACGGCGTGACGATCCTGTACACGGCACCCACGGCGATCCGCACCTGCATGAAGTGGGGCGAGGAGATCCCGAGCAACTTCGACCTGTCCTCGCTGCGCGTGCTCGGGTCGGTGGGCGAGCCCATCAACCCCGAGGCGTGGATGTGGTACCGCCGGGTCATCGGCGCGGACCGCACCCCGGTGGTCGACACGTGGTGGCAGACGGAGACGGGCGCGATCATGATCAGCCCGCTGCCGGGCGTCACCGCGGCCAAGCCCGGTTCGGCGCAGGTGCCCCTGCCCGGCATCGCCGCGGACGTCGTCGACGACGACGCGCAGCCGGTGCCGAACGGGGGCGGCGGCTACCTCGTGCTCACCGAGCCGTGGCCGTCGATGCTGCGCGGCATCTGGGGCGACCCGGAGCGCTACAAGGACACGTACTGGTCCCGCTTCAAGGGCATCTACTTCGCCGGGGACGGCGCGAAGAAGGACGACGACGGCGACATCTGGCTGCTGGGTCGGGTGGACGACGTCATGAACGTGTCGGGCCACCGGCTGTCGACCACGGAGATCGAGTCGGCGCTCGTCTCGCACCCGTGGGTGGCCGAGGCGGCCGTGGTCGGTGCGACCGACGAGACGACCGGGCAGGCGGTGGTCGCGTTCGTCATCCTGCGCAGCGACGTCGTCGAGGGCAACGCGGCCGACGCCGCGACAGTCCAGGAGACGCTGCGCACGCACGTCGCCAAGGAGATCGGCCCGATCGCCAAGCCGCGACAGATCCTCGTCGTGGCGGAGCTGCCCAAGACCCGGTCCGGCAAGATCATGCGGCGCCTGCTGCGTGACGTGGCGGAGCACCGGCAGGTCGGGGACTCGACGACCCTGGCCGACTCGTCGGTCATGGACCTCATCGCCCAGGGACTGGCCACGCCGGTCGCGTCGTCGGAGGACTGA
- a CDS encoding cellulase family glycosylhydrolase produces MKSTSLRAAAACATALVVVGGITTAATTATAAEPVGLHISDARLVEQDGTPFVARGVSHAHTWYTSQTPTAIPAIRAAGANALRVVLSGGDRWTENDATDVAGVIALCRANQLVCMLENHDTTGYGEQSGAVSLDTAADYFISLRSALQGTEDFIQINIGNEPTGNNEPQVTAWTTDTANAIKKVRAAGLRHNIVVDAPNWGQDWKGVMRDTAGTVAAADPERNTLFSVHMYGVYAQASTITSYLDAFEAQGLPLVIGEFGHDHSDGNPDEATIMREAVARGIGYYGWSWSGNGGGVEYLDMVTNFDPARKTAWGTLIFDGTNGIKATARTATFFSGATPTPTVTPTPTVTPTPTATPTVTPTPTPTPTRTPTPTATPTTSPGGACTARLTVSNAWPGGFQGTVDVTAGATALSGWTTSFTLPGGASVSQGWSATFSGTGSAVTATNAAWNGRLGAGQTVTYGFIGSGSAPTGAVAVSCR; encoded by the coding sequence ATGAAGAGCACCTCCCTGCGCGCGGCAGCAGCCTGCGCGACCGCACTCGTGGTCGTCGGCGGGATCACCACCGCCGCCACCACGGCGACCGCAGCCGAGCCCGTCGGACTGCACATCTCCGACGCCCGGCTCGTCGAGCAGGACGGCACACCGTTCGTCGCGCGCGGCGTCAGCCACGCGCACACCTGGTACACGTCGCAGACACCCACGGCGATCCCCGCCATCCGGGCCGCCGGCGCCAACGCGCTGCGCGTCGTGCTGTCGGGCGGCGACCGCTGGACCGAGAACGACGCCACCGACGTCGCCGGCGTCATCGCCCTGTGCAGGGCCAACCAGCTGGTCTGCATGCTCGAGAACCACGACACCACCGGCTACGGCGAGCAGTCGGGCGCCGTGAGCCTCGACACGGCCGCCGACTACTTCATCTCGCTGAGGTCCGCGCTGCAGGGCACCGAGGACTTCATCCAGATCAACATCGGCAACGAGCCGACGGGCAACAACGAGCCGCAGGTCACCGCGTGGACGACCGACACGGCCAACGCCATCAAGAAGGTCCGGGCGGCCGGCCTGCGCCACAACATCGTCGTCGACGCACCGAACTGGGGCCAGGACTGGAAGGGCGTCATGCGCGACACCGCCGGGACCGTCGCCGCCGCGGACCCCGAGCGCAACACCCTGTTCTCCGTCCACATGTACGGCGTGTACGCCCAGGCCTCCACCATCACGTCGTACCTGGACGCCTTCGAGGCCCAGGGCCTGCCGCTCGTCATCGGCGAGTTCGGGCACGACCACTCGGACGGCAACCCCGACGAGGCGACGATCATGCGGGAGGCCGTCGCGCGCGGCATCGGCTACTACGGCTGGTCGTGGTCGGGCAACGGCGGCGGTGTCGAGTACCTCGACATGGTGACGAACTTCGACCCGGCCCGGAAGACGGCGTGGGGCACCCTGATCTTCGACGGCACCAACGGCATCAAGGCGACCGCGCGGACGGCCACGTTCTTCTCCGGTGCGACGCCGACGCCGACGGTCACACCCACGCCGACAGTCACGCCCACGCCGACCGCCACGCCGACCGTGACGCCCACGCCGACCCCCACCCCGACCCGCACGCCCACACCCACGGCGACGCCCACGACCAGCCCCGGCGGGGCGTGCACGGCGCGGCTCACGGTGTCCAACGCGTGGCCCGGCGGGTTCCAGGGGACGGTCGACGTCACGGCAGGGGCCACCGCCCTGTCCGGCTGGACGACCTCCTTCACCCTGCCCGGCGGTGCGTCCGTCTCGCAGGGGTGGAGCGCCACGTTCAGCGGCACGGGCAGCGCGGTGACGGCCACGAACGCGGCCTGGAACGGCCGGCTCGGTGCCGGGCAGACCGTGACCTACGGGTTCATCGGCTCCGGCTCCGCCCCGACCGGCGCGGTCGCGGTGAGCTGCCGCTGA
- a CDS encoding NAD(P)-binding domain-containing protein — MPPPPAPAPAPASRRARRDRSRPRSVEVDVVVVGAGQAGLSTAYHLHRTGLVPVGSAGWERARGTYVVLDDNPRAGGAWQHRWRSLTMADAHRVHDLPGMPLTIVDGAEPAADAVPYYFAQYEEAFGLNVQRPVRVERVERAEGNEGDDPRFVVTTRHVEHPDEVVVWSARGVVNASGTWGKPFWPAYPGRATFQGRQLHTRDFRSAQDLADGHVVVVGGGTSAVQLLLQVAQLTTTTWVTRRPPVWTDEELTPELGRDAVGRVEERVRAGLAPGSVVSVTGLPLTQAYRAGIDAGVLRARPMFTRIVPEGVEWEPGAGGLGGPRGDDGAGTGGWVDGPSSVAARTILWATGFRASLDHLAPLGLRGPGGGIAMDGTQVVAEPRVQLVGYGPSASTIGANRAGREAARRLRSALGW; from the coding sequence ATGCCCCCTCCTCCCGCACCCGCGCCAGCTCCGGCGTCCCGACGTGCGCGGCGGGACCGCAGCCGCCCGCGGAGCGTCGAGGTCGACGTCGTCGTCGTCGGTGCTGGGCAGGCCGGCCTGTCGACCGCGTACCACCTGCACCGCACGGGCCTGGTGCCCGTGGGGTCGGCCGGCTGGGAGCGGGCGCGCGGCACCTACGTCGTCCTGGACGACAACCCGCGCGCCGGCGGTGCGTGGCAGCACCGCTGGCGCTCCCTGACGATGGCCGACGCCCACCGCGTGCACGACCTGCCGGGCATGCCGCTGACGATCGTGGACGGTGCGGAGCCTGCAGCCGACGCCGTCCCGTACTACTTCGCGCAGTACGAGGAGGCCTTCGGGCTGAACGTGCAGCGCCCGGTCCGGGTCGAGCGCGTCGAGCGGGCCGAGGGCAACGAGGGGGACGACCCGCGGTTCGTCGTGACGACCCGGCACGTCGAGCACCCCGACGAGGTCGTGGTGTGGTCCGCGCGCGGCGTCGTCAACGCGTCGGGCACGTGGGGCAAGCCGTTCTGGCCCGCGTACCCCGGCCGCGCCACGTTCCAGGGGCGCCAGCTGCACACGCGTGACTTCCGCTCGGCGCAGGACCTCGCGGACGGGCACGTCGTGGTGGTCGGCGGCGGGACGTCCGCCGTCCAGCTGCTGCTGCAGGTCGCCCAGCTCACGACGACGACCTGGGTGACCCGGCGGCCTCCGGTGTGGACGGACGAGGAGCTCACCCCCGAGCTGGGCCGCGACGCCGTGGGGCGCGTCGAGGAGCGCGTGCGCGCCGGCCTGGCGCCCGGCTCGGTCGTGTCGGTGACGGGACTGCCGCTGACGCAGGCCTACCGCGCCGGGATCGACGCAGGCGTGCTGCGTGCCCGCCCGATGTTCACGCGCATCGTGCCTGAGGGTGTCGAGTGGGAGCCGGGTGCGGGCGGTCTGGGCGGTCCGCGGGGCGACGACGGTGCGGGCACCGGCGGGTGGGTCGACGGTCCGTCGTCCGTGGCGGCGCGCACGATCCTGTGGGCCACCGGCTTCCGGGCGTCCCTCGACCACCTCGCACCACTGGGCCTGCGCGGCCCCGGCGGTGGCATCGCGATGGACGGCACCCAGGTGGTCGCGGAGCCGCGCGTGCAGCTCGTCGGCTACGGCCCGAGCGCCTCGACGATCGGCGCGAACCGCGCCGGCCGGGAGGCCGCGCGCCGCCTGCGCAGCGCACTGGGCTGGTAG